One genomic region from Paracoccus pantotrophus encodes:
- a CDS encoding GFA family protein, producing the protein MARQHYKGSCQCGSIAYEVDADLDQTFTCNCSRCQRLGFVLAFVPRTDFHLTSDGPVTEYLFNRKQIHHRFCPTCGVESYAFGTGTDGVEMVAVNVNCLEGVNPRALASQAVDGASY; encoded by the coding sequence ATGGCCCGACAGCATTACAAGGGCAGCTGCCAATGCGGCAGCATCGCCTATGAGGTGGACGCCGATCTGGACCAGACCTTCACCTGCAACTGCTCGCGCTGCCAGCGGCTGGGCTTCGTGCTGGCCTTCGTGCCCAGAACGGATTTCCACCTGACCAGTGACGGGCCGGTGACGGAATACCTGTTCAACCGCAAGCAGATCCACCACCGCTTCTGCCCGACCTGCGGGGTGGAATCCTATGCTTTCGGCACGGGCACGGACGGGGTCGAGATGGTGGCGGTGAACGTGAACTGCCTGGAAGGCGTCAACCCGCGCGCACTGGCCAGCCAGGCGGTGGACGGCGCCAGCTACTAG
- the moaA gene encoding GTP 3',8-cyclase MoaA: MPGRAYLCAMDAHAPLIDPFARPITYLRVSVTDRCDFRCTYCMAEHMQFLPKRDLLTLEELDRLCSAFVGLGVRKLRVTGGEPLVRRNIMEFFRAMSRHLGAGLDELTLTTNGSQLARFAGELADCGVRRVNVSLDTLDADRFAQITRWGRLPQVMQGIEAAKAAGMRVKINTVALKGFNEDELFRLVEWCADQGHDLTFIEVMPMGEMGEEERLDQYWALSDLRDRLGERFTLTPLAERTGGPARYVRLEETGQKIGFITPLTHNFCESCNRVRVTCTGELFMCLGQEDRADLRAPLRASPDDAPLREAIREAITRKPKGHDFDYSRQHVAGQVSRFMSHTGG; the protein is encoded by the coding sequence ATGCCGGGCCGTGCTTATCTTTGCGCCATGGATGCGCATGCCCCGCTGATAGACCCCTTTGCCAGGCCGATCACCTACCTTCGGGTATCGGTGACGGATCGTTGCGATTTCCGCTGCACCTATTGCATGGCCGAGCATATGCAGTTCCTGCCCAAGCGCGACCTGCTGACGCTGGAGGAACTGGACCGGCTGTGTTCCGCCTTTGTGGGCCTGGGCGTGCGCAAGCTGCGCGTCACCGGCGGCGAGCCGCTGGTGCGGCGCAACATCATGGAATTCTTTCGCGCCATGTCGCGCCACCTGGGGGCGGGTCTGGACGAATTGACGCTGACCACCAATGGCAGCCAGCTGGCGCGATTCGCCGGCGAACTGGCCGATTGCGGTGTGCGGCGGGTCAATGTCTCGCTGGATACGCTTGATGCCGACCGCTTCGCCCAGATCACCCGCTGGGGCAGATTGCCGCAGGTCATGCAGGGGATCGAGGCCGCCAAGGCGGCCGGCATGCGGGTCAAGATCAACACCGTCGCGCTGAAGGGCTTCAACGAGGACGAATTGTTCCGGCTGGTCGAGTGGTGCGCGGACCAGGGCCACGACCTGACCTTCATCGAGGTCATGCCCATGGGCGAGATGGGCGAGGAAGAGCGGCTGGACCAGTATTGGGCGCTGTCCGACCTGCGCGACCGCCTGGGCGAGCGGTTCACCCTGACCCCGCTGGCCGAGCGGACCGGCGGGCCGGCGCGTTACGTGCGCCTGGAGGAGACCGGGCAGAAGATCGGTTTCATCACGCCGCTCACGCATAATTTCTGCGAAAGCTGCAACCGCGTCCGCGTCACCTGCACGGGCGAGCTGTTCATGTGCCTGGGGCAGGAGGACCGCGCCGACCTGCGCGCGCCGCTGCGCGCCAGCCCGGACGACGCGCCGCTGCGCGAGGCCATCCGCGAGGCGATCACCCGCAAGCCCAAGGGCCACGACTTCGACTATTCCCGCCAGCATGTCGCCGGGCAGGTCAGCCGCTTCATGAGCCATACCGGCGGCTAG
- a CDS encoding DNA alkylation repair protein encodes MRELDELKALGDAGKAVEMAAYHKAARVYLGVTVPAIDELARGWRAGLDVPGRVDLARRLWDSDVHEARIAAAKLLTQARIRPDEAVWELIAGWVPQFDTWAIADHAMKAGERRLLARPERLDEIEPWLDHPSYWVRRAALVGTLPWTHIRNPKPQDLERRERVLSWLARLADDREWFVQKAIGWWLRELSKHDPGRVRGWLAEHGARLKPFARREAGRWLPENRGRTGQDRPGADQLP; translated from the coding sequence ATGCGGGAACTGGATGAGTTGAAGGCGCTGGGCGATGCCGGCAAGGCGGTCGAGATGGCGGCCTATCACAAGGCGGCGCGGGTCTATTTGGGCGTGACGGTGCCGGCGATCGACGAACTGGCCCGCGGTTGGCGGGCCGGGCTCGACGTGCCGGGGCGGGTCGATCTGGCACGGCGGCTTTGGGACAGCGATGTGCATGAGGCGCGGATCGCGGCGGCGAAGCTGCTGACCCAGGCGCGGATCCGGCCCGATGAGGCGGTCTGGGAGCTGATTGCCGGCTGGGTGCCGCAATTCGACACCTGGGCGATCGCCGACCATGCCATGAAGGCGGGCGAGCGGCGGCTGCTGGCCCGGCCCGAGCGGCTGGACGAGATCGAGCCCTGGCTCGATCATCCCAGCTACTGGGTGCGGCGCGCAGCGCTGGTCGGCACGCTGCCCTGGACGCATATCCGCAACCCCAAGCCGCAGGATCTGGAGCGGCGCGAGCGCGTGCTGTCCTGGCTGGCCCGGCTGGCCGATGACCGGGAATGGTTCGTGCAAAAGGCCATCGGCTGGTGGCTGCGCGAACTGTCCAAGCACGACCCCGGCCGCGTGCGCGGCTGGCTGGCCGAGCATGGCGCGCGGCTGAAGCCTTTTGCCCGGCGCGAGGCGGGGCGGTGGCTGCCGGAAAACCGCGGCAGGACCGGGCAGGACCGGCCGGGCGCCGATCAGTTGCCATAG
- a CDS encoding NAD-dependent succinate-semialdehyde dehydrogenase, whose product MNKPATDLKMLLKDPSLLQTRAYVAGEWIDADDGKTFPVVNPARGDVIAEVADLSRAEVARAIAAAAEAMKGWAARTAKERAQIMRKWFDLMMENQDDLGKILTAEQGKPLPEAKGEIAYGASFIEWFGEEAKRIYGETIPGHQPDKRLTVIRQPIGVVGSITPWNFPNAMITRKCGPAIAAGCGFVGRPAAETPLSALALAVLAERAGVPKGLFSIVTSSRSSDIGKEFCENPLIRKLTFTGSTEVGRILLRQAADQVLKCSMELGGNAPFIVFDDADLDAAVEGAMASKFRNNGQTCVCANRIYVQAGVYDEFARRLAAAVDRLRVGDGLEEGVTTGPLINRDAVEKVQEHIQDAVEGGASVLTGGKPRDGLFFDPTVVTGITDKMKVASEETFGPLAPLFKFETEEEAVERANATIFGLAAYFYARDIGRVTRVQEALEYGIVGVNTGIISTEVAPFGGVKQSGLGREGSRHGIEDYLEMKYICLSI is encoded by the coding sequence ATGAACAAGCCCGCGACCGACCTCAAGATGCTGCTGAAAGACCCCTCGCTCTTGCAGACCCGCGCCTATGTCGCCGGCGAATGGATCGACGCCGATGACGGCAAGACCTTCCCGGTGGTGAACCCGGCCCGCGGCGACGTGATCGCCGAGGTGGCGGACCTGTCCCGCGCCGAGGTCGCCCGCGCCATCGCCGCAGCCGCCGAGGCGATGAAGGGCTGGGCCGCCCGCACCGCCAAGGAACGCGCCCAGATCATGCGCAAATGGTTCGACCTGATGATGGAGAACCAGGACGACCTGGGCAAGATCCTGACCGCCGAGCAGGGCAAGCCCCTGCCCGAGGCCAAGGGCGAGATCGCCTATGGCGCCAGCTTCATCGAATGGTTCGGCGAGGAGGCCAAGCGCATCTATGGCGAGACCATCCCCGGCCACCAGCCCGACAAGCGCCTGACCGTGATCCGCCAGCCGATCGGCGTGGTCGGCTCGATCACGCCCTGGAACTTCCCGAACGCGATGATCACCCGCAAATGCGGCCCGGCCATCGCCGCCGGCTGCGGCTTCGTCGGCCGCCCCGCCGCCGAGACCCCGCTTTCGGCGCTGGCGCTGGCGGTGCTGGCCGAACGCGCGGGCGTGCCTAAGGGGCTGTTCAGCATCGTGACCTCGTCGCGATCCTCGGACATCGGCAAGGAGTTCTGCGAGAACCCGCTGATCCGCAAGCTGACCTTCACCGGCTCGACCGAGGTCGGCCGCATCCTGCTGCGCCAGGCTGCCGACCAGGTGCTGAAATGCTCGATGGAGCTTGGCGGCAACGCCCCCTTCATCGTCTTCGACGATGCCGACCTGGATGCGGCGGTCGAGGGCGCCATGGCCTCGAAATTCCGCAACAACGGCCAGACCTGCGTCTGCGCCAACCGCATCTATGTGCAGGCCGGGGTCTATGACGAATTCGCCCGGCGGCTGGCGGCGGCGGTGGACAGGCTGCGGGTCGGCGACGGGCTGGAAGAAGGCGTGACCACCGGCCCGCTGATCAACCGCGATGCGGTCGAAAAGGTCCAGGAACATATCCAGGACGCGGTCGAGGGCGGCGCCTCTGTCCTCACCGGCGGCAAGCCGCGCGACGGGCTGTTCTTCGACCCGACGGTCGTGACCGGCATCACCGACAAGATGAAGGTGGCGAGCGAGGAAACCTTCGGCCCGCTGGCGCCGCTGTTCAAGTTCGAGACCGAGGAAGAGGCCGTCGAGCGCGCCAATGCCACCATCTTCGGGCTTGCCGCCTATTTCTATGCCCGCGACATCGGCCGCGTCACCCGCGTCCAGGAGGCGCTGGAATACGGCATCGTCGGCGTGAACACCGGCATCATCTCGACCGAGGTGGCGCCCTTCGGCGGCGTCAAGCAGTCAGGGCTTGGCCGCGAGGGCTCGCGCCACGGCATCGAAGATTACCTAGAGATGAAATACATCTGCCTGTCCATCTGA
- a CDS encoding DUF1013 domain-containing protein: protein MNKPLMAKATAVWLVDNTTLSFKQIADFCGMHELEVQGIADGDVAVGVKGFDPVASNQLDASEIEKGQKNPLYRLKLKHNPAAEGEEKRRGPRYTPLSKRQDRPAAILWLVKFHPELADSQISKLVGTTKPTIASIRDRTHWNIQNIQPIDPVALGLCRQSELDAAVQKAAKRKAAEGGAMTDDERRKLLSTETSLAMSDEPRLPSSIAGLENFSLSKDDEKPEPDDNLDADSFFNLPDADDDEDEDH, encoded by the coding sequence ATGAACAAGCCGCTGATGGCCAAGGCCACCGCCGTCTGGCTGGTCGACAACACGACGCTGAGCTTCAAGCAGATCGCCGATTTCTGCGGCATGCACGAGCTTGAGGTCCAGGGCATCGCCGACGGCGACGTGGCGGTCGGCGTCAAGGGCTTCGACCCGGTCGCCTCGAACCAGCTCGATGCGTCCGAGATCGAGAAGGGGCAGAAGAATCCGCTCTACCGGCTGAAGCTCAAGCACAACCCCGCCGCCGAGGGCGAGGAGAAGCGTCGCGGCCCGCGCTACACGCCGCTGTCCAAGCGCCAGGACCGGCCGGCAGCGATCCTGTGGCTGGTCAAGTTTCATCCCGAACTGGCCGATTCGCAGATCTCGAAGCTGGTGGGCACCACCAAGCCGACCATCGCCTCGATCCGCGACCGCACGCATTGGAACATCCAGAACATCCAGCCCATCGACCCGGTGGCGCTGGGGCTTTGCCGTCAGTCCGAGCTTGACGCCGCCGTGCAGAAGGCCGCCAAGCGCAAGGCCGCCGAGGGCGGCGCCATGACCGATGACGAGCGTCGCAAGCTGCTTTCGACCGAGACCTCGCTTGCCATGTCGGACGAGCCGCGCCTGCCCAGCTCGATCGCCGGGCTGGAGAATTTCAGCCTCAGCAAGGATGACGAGAAGCCCGAGCCGGACGACAACCTGGATGCGGACAGCTTCTTCAACCTGCCCGACGCGGATGACGACGAAGACGAGGATCACTGA
- a CDS encoding ribonuclease T2 family protein yields the protein MRPAALIALLLFAPAALAQDIAGRFDYYVLSLSWSPSWCRTQDEAEQCATGRRLGFVVHGLWPQYERGWPEYCRTEARDPARHETRAMADLMGTGGLAWYQWKKHGRCSGLPARDYFALTRKAAARIALPETLRQLDRDVTLPAQVIEDAFIEANPGLARDGITVTCRARALQEIRICLTRDLRPRACAEDAGRDCQGSFLMPAPR from the coding sequence ATGAGACCGGCCGCCCTGATCGCCCTTTTGCTGTTCGCCCCCGCGGCCCTGGCCCAGGACATCGCGGGACGGTTCGACTATTACGTGCTGTCGCTCAGCTGGTCGCCCAGCTGGTGCCGGACCCAGGACGAGGCCGAACAATGCGCGACCGGGCGGCGCCTGGGCTTCGTCGTCCATGGCCTGTGGCCGCAATACGAACGCGGCTGGCCGGAATATTGCCGGACCGAAGCCCGCGACCCCGCGCGCCACGAAACCCGTGCCATGGCGGATCTGATGGGAACGGGCGGCCTAGCCTGGTATCAATGGAAAAAGCACGGCCGCTGCTCGGGCCTGCCGGCGCGGGACTATTTCGCCCTGACCCGCAAGGCCGCCGCCCGGATCGCCCTGCCCGAGACGCTGCGCCAGCTCGACCGCGACGTCACCCTGCCCGCCCAGGTGATCGAAGACGCCTTCATCGAGGCCAATCCCGGCCTTGCACGCGACGGCATCACCGTGACCTGCCGCGCCCGCGCCCTGCAGGAGATCCGCATCTGCCTGACCCGCGACCTGCGGCCGCGTGCCTGCGCTGAGGATGCCGGGCGGGATTGCCAGGGCAGCTTCCTGATGCCGGCGCCGCGCTGA
- a CDS encoding NAD(P)H-quinone oxidoreductase produces MQAIEISSPGGAEVLRPVTRPVPVAGHGQILIRVAWAGVNRPDVLQRAGSYAPPPGASDLPGLECAGEVAAVGPGVTCWRPGDRVCALLPGGGYAQYATCPADHALPIPQGLSLRLGAALPETAFTVWSNVVMRGGLQPGERFLVHGGSSGIGTMAIQIAKALGARVWATAGSAEKCAACEKLGARAINYREEDFVAVLRKAGGADLILDMVGGDYIARNIKCLADDGRLAMIAFLAGPKAEINFAQIMARRLSVTGSTLRPQSDLAKARIATELQERLWPLVEARAVRPLIDSTFPLAEAAEAHRRMEGSGHIGKILLRVSAAD; encoded by the coding sequence ATGCAGGCAATCGAGATTTCATCCCCCGGCGGGGCCGAGGTTCTGCGGCCGGTGACGCGGCCGGTGCCGGTGGCCGGGCATGGCCAGATCCTGATCCGCGTTGCCTGGGCCGGGGTGAACCGTCCCGACGTGCTGCAACGCGCCGGCTCCTATGCGCCGCCACCGGGGGCCTCGGACCTGCCGGGCCTGGAATGTGCCGGCGAAGTGGCGGCCGTCGGTCCGGGCGTCACGTGCTGGAGGCCGGGCGACCGGGTCTGCGCCCTGCTGCCGGGCGGCGGCTATGCGCAATATGCGACCTGTCCCGCAGACCACGCCCTGCCGATTCCGCAGGGGCTGTCTCTGCGCCTGGGCGCCGCGTTGCCCGAAACCGCCTTCACTGTCTGGTCCAACGTGGTCATGCGCGGCGGCTTGCAGCCGGGCGAGCGCTTCCTGGTCCATGGCGGCTCATCGGGCATCGGCACCATGGCGATCCAGATCGCCAAGGCGCTGGGGGCGCGGGTCTGGGCGACGGCAGGCTCGGCCGAGAAATGCGCGGCCTGCGAGAAGCTGGGCGCCAGGGCGATCAATTATCGCGAGGAGGATTTCGTCGCCGTGCTGCGCAAGGCCGGCGGCGCCGACCTGATCCTGGACATGGTCGGCGGCGACTATATCGCTCGCAATATCAAGTGCCTTGCGGATGACGGCCGGCTTGCCATGATCGCCTTCCTCGCCGGGCCCAAGGCCGAGATCAACTTCGCCCAGATCATGGCCCGGCGGTTGTCGGTGACCGGTTCGACCCTGCGGCCGCAATCCGACCTGGCCAAGGCGCGCATCGCCACCGAACTGCAGGAGCGGCTCTGGCCGCTGGTCGAGGCGAGGGCGGTGCGCCCGTTGATCGACAGCACCTTCCCGCTTGCCGAGGCGGCCGAGGCGCATCGCCGCATGGAGGGCAGCGGCCATATCGGCAAGATCCTGTTGCGGGTTTCGGCCGCGGATTGA
- a CDS encoding COQ9 family protein, translating into MTDDRERLIEAALSHVIFEGMGDKAIAEGARDIGMNPALARVHLPRGGADLAAAYHRRGDQALRDWLAAHPPEGRFRDRVSAAVMRRLSLSNRELARAGAAILALPQNAALGARLVWETADAIWDGLGDRSEDVNWYSKRATLSAVYGATVLYWLGDDSPEAEETRRFLDRRIEGVMRFESLKERVGGLPGVSTLAGLATGWIRRPENRNLPGALRANPRARTEGGDG; encoded by the coding sequence ATGACGGATGACCGCGAGCGGCTGATCGAGGCCGCGCTGTCCCACGTCATCTTCGAGGGCATGGGCGACAAGGCCATCGCCGAGGGCGCGCGCGACATCGGCATGAACCCGGCCCTGGCGCGGGTGCACCTGCCGCGCGGCGGCGCGGATCTGGCCGCCGCCTATCACCGCCGGGGCGACCAGGCGCTGCGCGACTGGCTGGCGGCGCATCCGCCCGAGGGCCGGTTTCGCGACCGGGTCTCGGCGGCGGTGATGCGGCGGCTGTCGCTCAGCAACCGCGAGCTTGCACGGGCAGGGGCGGCGATCCTGGCCTTGCCGCAGAATGCGGCGCTTGGCGCGCGGCTGGTCTGGGAGACGGCCGATGCGATCTGGGACGGGCTCGGCGACCGCTCCGAGGACGTGAACTGGTATTCCAAGCGCGCGACGCTGTCGGCCGTCTATGGCGCGACGGTGCTTTACTGGCTGGGCGACGATTCGCCCGAGGCCGAGGAGACGCGCCGCTTCCTGGACCGCCGCATCGAAGGGGTGATGCGCTTCGAAAGCCTGAAGGAACGGGTCGGCGGACTGCCCGGCGTCTCGACCCTGGCCGGGCTTGCGACGGGCTGGATCAGGCGGCCGGAAAATCGCAATCTGCCCGGAGCGTTGCGCGCAAATCCGCGCGCCCGGACAGAAGGAGGCGACGGGTGA
- the rpsU gene encoding 30S ribosomal protein S21 produces the protein MQVSVRDNNVEQALRALKKKLQREGVFREMKLKQHFEKPSVKKAREKAEAVRRARKLARKKAQREGAL, from the coding sequence ATGCAGGTAAGTGTTCGCGACAACAACGTCGAACAGGCGCTTCGTGCTCTGAAGAAGAAACTTCAGCGCGAGGGGGTGTTCCGTGAAATGAAGCTCAAGCAGCATTTCGAGAAACCCTCGGTCAAGAAGGCCCGTGAAAAGGCCGAGGCCGTCCGCCGCGCCCGCAAGCTGGCGCGCAAGAAAGCGCAACGCGAAGGCGCGCTGTAA
- a CDS encoding Lrp/AsnC family transcriptional regulator yields MELDATDRRILSVLQRDGRMTNADLANEAGLSPSACHRRVQRLEEAGVIRGYVALLDARKLERPTTVFVEITLSGQADELLEAFERAVRTIPDVLECHLMAGSADYLLKVVAQDTDDFARIHRQRLAKLPGVQQMHSSFSLRTVAFTTALPV; encoded by the coding sequence ATCGAGCTTGACGCGACGGATCGCCGCATTCTCTCCGTCCTGCAACGCGACGGGCGCATGACCAATGCCGATCTGGCAAACGAGGCCGGGCTTTCCCCCAGCGCCTGCCACCGCCGCGTGCAGAGGCTGGAGGAGGCTGGGGTGATCCGCGGCTATGTCGCGCTGCTCGACGCGCGCAAGCTGGAGCGGCCGACCACGGTCTTTGTCGAGATCACCCTGTCGGGCCAGGCCGACGAGTTGCTGGAGGCTTTCGAGCGCGCCGTGCGCACCATCCCCGACGTGCTGGAATGTCACCTGATGGCCGGTTCGGCGGATTACCTGCTGAAGGTGGTGGCGCAGGATACCGACGATTTTGCCCGCATCCACCGGCAGCGGCTGGCCAAGCTGCCGGGCGTGCAGCAGATGCATTCCTCGTTCTCGCTGCGCACGGTGGCCTTCACCACGGCGCTGCCGGTGTGA
- the mscL gene encoding large conductance mechanosensitive channel protein MscL, with the protein MFKEFKEFIARGNVIDLAVGIIIGAAFTAIVNSLVADLINPIIGLLTGGTDFSGHYLVLKGEVPPGASLQVARDSGASVFAYGAFLSAVINFLIVAWAVFLLVKAVNKVQSAAIRKKEAEAAAPAGPTQEELLMEIRDELRARSV; encoded by the coding sequence ATGTTCAAGGAGTTCAAGGAATTCATCGCCCGGGGCAATGTCATCGACCTTGCCGTCGGCATCATCATCGGCGCGGCCTTCACGGCGATCGTGAATTCGCTGGTCGCCGACCTGATCAACCCGATCATCGGGCTGCTGACCGGCGGCACGGATTTCAGCGGGCATTACCTGGTGCTGAAGGGCGAGGTTCCGCCGGGCGCCAGCCTGCAGGTGGCGCGCGATTCCGGCGCCTCGGTCTTTGCCTATGGCGCCTTCCTCTCGGCGGTCATCAACTTCCTGATCGTCGCCTGGGCGGTGTTCCTGCTGGTCAAGGCGGTGAACAAGGTGCAAAGCGCCGCGATCCGCAAGAAAGAGGCCGAGGCGGCCGCCCCCGCCGGCCCGACGCAGGAGGAGCTGCTGATGGAGATCCGCGACGAGTTGCGGGCCCGCAGCGTCTGA
- a CDS encoding glutathione S-transferase C-terminal domain-containing protein has translation MTALSEFPITRRWPPRRPEVIQLYTLNTPNGIKTSVMLEECGLDYDAHRISISDPEDQFTPEFLSLNPNNKIPAMIDPNGPDGKPMGLFETGAMLIYLGDKTGKFLPASGAARYHTIQWLMWQMGGVGPMFGQVGYFHRYKGSEIEDPRPRTRYYDEARRLLGVLDRQLQGRDWITGEYSIADMAVGPWLRTVRVNYEAETETGMDGFANVQAYLERFLARPAVQRGIEVGAA, from the coding sequence ATGACGGCATTATCCGAATTTCCGATCACCCGCCGCTGGCCGCCCCGGCGTCCCGAGGTCATCCAGCTTTACACGCTGAACACGCCGAACGGCATCAAGACCTCGGTCATGCTCGAGGAATGCGGGCTGGACTATGACGCGCATCGCATCAGCATCTCCGACCCCGAGGACCAGTTCACCCCCGAATTCCTGTCGCTGAACCCCAATAACAAGATCCCGGCGATGATCGACCCGAACGGGCCGGACGGCAAACCCATGGGCCTGTTCGAAACCGGCGCCATGCTGATCTATCTGGGCGACAAGACCGGCAAGTTCCTGCCCGCCTCGGGTGCGGCGCGCTACCACACCATCCAATGGCTGATGTGGCAGATGGGCGGGGTCGGGCCGATGTTCGGCCAGGTCGGCTATTTCCACCGCTACAAGGGCAGCGAGATCGAGGATCCCCGTCCCCGCACCCGCTATTACGACGAGGCGCGGCGGCTCTTGGGCGTGCTGGACCGCCAGCTTCAGGGGCGCGACTGGATCACCGGCGAATATTCCATCGCCGACATGGCCGTAGGGCCCTGGCTGCGCACGGTCCGGGTGAATTACGAGGCCGAGACAGAGACCGGCATGGATGGCTTTGCCAACGTCCAGGCCTATCTGGAACGCTTCCTGGCCCGTCCCGCCGTGCAGCGCGGCATCGAGGTCGGGGCCGCCTGA
- a CDS encoding sulfotransferase family 2 domain-containing protein: MPFIEHNGKRILFIHIPKTGGTSVENWMLGIAPLRLFSQGIPAAMKCTPQHLRMQDIRALLGEGYFDHVLTVVRNPYDRVASEYRMRVHLAKENFFKGLPVFSLWLEDWLNRQKREPFCLDNHLRPQWEFLGSEVETFRFEDGLQAPLARMAEWLGVAPPESLPHDLRPDPLGIAWDQVDRIRVRDHYARDFETLGYFTD, from the coding sequence ATGCCTTTTATCGAGCATAACGGAAAACGTATCCTTTTCATCCACATCCCCAAGACCGGCGGCACCTCGGTCGAGAACTGGATGCTGGGCATCGCGCCGCTGCGCCTGTTCAGCCAGGGCATCCCCGCGGCGATGAAATGCACGCCGCAGCATCTGCGCATGCAGGACATCCGCGCGCTGCTGGGCGAGGGCTATTTCGACCATGTGCTGACCGTGGTGCGCAACCCCTACGACCGCGTCGCCAGCGAATACCGGATGCGGGTGCATCTGGCGAAAGAGAATTTCTTCAAGGGGTTGCCCGTCTTCTCGCTCTGGCTGGAGGATTGGCTGAACCGCCAGAAGCGCGAGCCCTTCTGCCTGGACAACCACCTGCGCCCGCAATGGGAGTTCCTGGGCAGCGAAGTCGAGACCTTCCGCTTCGAGGACGGCTTGCAGGCCCCCCTCGCCCGCATGGCGGAATGGCTGGGCGTCGCCCCGCCCGAAAGCCTGCCCCACGACCTGCGCCCCGACCCGCTGGGGATCGCCTGGGACCAGGTGGACCGGATCCGGGTGCGCGACCATTACGCCCGCGATTTCGAGACGCTGGGCTATTTCACCGACTGA